The genomic stretch CGAGAGAGCGGGTGTCTTCATTATTGGATTATTGGTACTGGGCGCAAAGTTGGCGGACCGCGCTGACCACGCGATCCACATCGGAATCTTCCATGCCGGCAAACATCGGCAGCGTAACGATGGCACGGCCAATGCGCTCGGCCACCGGGAACATGCCCGGCTTCCAGCCGAGTTCACGATAGAGCTTGAACAGGTGGATCGGCGGATAGTGCACGCCCGCGCCGATGCCCAGCGCCTTCAGGCCAGCCATGAACCCGGCGCGATCGACCTTCAGTCGGTCCAGCGGCAGCACGATCTGGAACATGTGCCAGTTCGTATTCGTGAAGTTCTCCACCGGCAACTCGACGCCGAACGACTCGATGTCTGCGGCGCGCATGCCGTCAAAGTAGCGGCGGGCCAGCGCTGCGCGGCGCGCAGTCACGGCTTCCAGCTGTGCGAACTGCCCCAGGCCGATCACCGCATTCACGTCGGTCAGGTTGAACTTGCCGCCCACCAGATCGACTTCCATGCCGTCAAAGCCGGTGCGCACGACGCCTTGCAGGCGATATTTTTCGGCCAGCACGGCTTCTTCAGGCGTGTTCAGGACGAGTGCGCCGCCTTCGATGGTGGTGATGTTTTTGTTGGCCTGGAAGCTGAAGCTGACGAGATCGCCGATCTCGCCGATGCGCTTGTCGCCCCAGCGCGATCCGATGGCCTGTGCGGCGTCTTCCACCACGCGCAGCTTGTGGCGGCGGGCGATGTCATACAGGCGATCCATGTCGACGGGCAGCCCCGACAGATAGACCGGAATGATGGCCTTGGTGCGCGGCGTGATGGCGGCCTCGACCTTGTCCAGGTCGATGTTGCGCGTCACCGGGTCGATGTCGACGAAGACCGGCTTGGCGCCGACCGTCAGCACGACGTTGGACGTGGCGACCCACGAGATCGGCGTGGTAATGACCTCATCGCCGGGGCCAACGCCTGCGATGCGCAGCGCAACTTCCATCGTGGCCGTACCGTTGGCGAAGGTGCGGACGATGCGGCCGCCGAAGTACTCCGACAGCGCGGCTTCGAACGCGGCGACCTTCGGGCCCGAGGTGATCCAGCCTGAGCGCAGCACATCGGCCACGGCGGCGATGGTCGCCTCGTCAATGGTTGGGCGCACGAAAGGCAGGAACGGAAGTTCGGCAGTGGCGGTGGTTTGCGTCATGACTTGAATGAGGTTGGGTGCTGGGTGGGCAGATCGGCTCACGAGCGGGCCAGCACGAGTACGCCGACGAGAATGATCGCGATGCCGATCAGGCGCTGCACCGACAGCACTTCGCCAAACAGATACCACGCCAGGAAGGCGTTGACGACATAGCCCAGCGAGAGCATCGGATACGCGATGGTCACATCCACGCGCGACAAGCCGAGAATCCACACCACCACCGAGATGACGTAGCACGACAGGCCGCCAATAATGGGCCACTGCGTTGCAAGCTTGATGCCGATCGGCAGGATGTTGTCAGCCGAAAACGCAAAGCGGCCGATGTTGTTGACGCCCGCCTTGAGCAGCAGCTGGGCGCAGGCATTGAGCATGACGCCCGTCAGGATCAGCCCGAAAGTGACCAGATTCATGTGTTCTTTTGGTGTTTTGCAGACTGCGGCGGTTTCCCCGTATGAACGTTTTCAACCTCGCCGCCGGGGCGCATGTTACGACAATTCCGCTCGCGCGCCCCTTTCGAGAATCCGTGGCGGTAAAACCTAGTTGCGCCGGACGATGACGCGGCGGGCATCCCGGGCGATCACGATCATCGGTACGCCTTGGGCCGTGAGCCGATCATAGGTTCCCGGTCCCATCATCGCGATGGCCTGGCCGCCGGCCTTCCAGTGGGACACGAACGCGTCTGTGGTCGGCACCCACTTGGTCGGCTCCTGCTCCACGCCAAAAGCCAGTTCATCCGGTTCCTGCACCATGATGGTGGGCCTGCCCAAGTAAAACGGCATTGTATGGTCCAGACGCTCTACCGCATAGAACGGAACGTCGGGCTTGAGCCAGGCTCTGACGGCAGGCACGAGATCGATACCCGACATGGAGACCCCGAATGCTTCGTGGCCGAGCATCGCCGCCGTAAACGTCAGGAACCATGCGCATGCGAGCGCGGCCACGCTCTCAAAGCGTCGGTTCGCCAAGCGGAGTGCGAGCCACGTGAATCCTGCTCCCGCCACGAACGCTACGGCCAGGAAGATCGCAAATCGGGAAAACACGGCGTTCGGGTACATGCCGGACGACATTCTCGCCACGTAACCGCTGGCCGCAAGGCCGAGCAGTGCCAGCGCCAGGAGGCCCTTGAGCTGCCAACGCCACGCGCGCTCGCTGGTGCGTTCCAGCATCAGGGCGGCCAGCATCGCCAGCGCCGGGACGATCGGGAAGATATATCCCGGCAGCTTCGAGTCCGAAATGCTGAAAAACGCGAAGATCAGGATGGCCCACAGGCCGAGCATGAGCGTGGGGCGAAAGCCATTGGTGGCGGTTTCACCGCGGGCGAAGGCCAGACGAGCGGCGCCGGGCAACTGGGCGAGCCACGGCAGGAAGCCGGCCACCAGAAGTGGCACGAAATACCAAAGCGGCGCATTTCGATTGTGCACGGTCGACGTAAAGCGCTGGAAATGCTCGTGTACAAAAAAGAACCACGCGAACTCCGGGTTGCGCATCGAGATCAGCACGAACCACGGTGCCCCTACGGTAAAGAAGATGATCAGTCCGGTCACGAGATGCAGGCGCTTCCAGAGCGCCCAGTCGCGCGCGATCAACGTGTAGACCACCAGCACAAAGCCGGGCAGCACCACGCCGATCAGGCCCTTGCTCAGGACTGCGAGCGCCATCGATGCCCAGCACGCCCACATCCAGCCGCGTTGTTGCGCGCGTGTGGCACCCGGATGCTGCGCGAGCAGCAGCGAGCCCAACGCCATCGTCATGCAACCGGCCACGCCCATGTCCAGCGAATTAAAGTGCGACCCTACATTCCACAGAGGCGCGCTCACCAGCACCAGGCCGCTGATGACGGCTGTCCGCTTGCCCCACCAGCGCGCCGCCGCCAGCATCGTGAAAACAATGCCGACGATGCCGGAAAGCGCGGTGAACAGCCGCGCCTGCCAGTCGCCGATGCCGAACAGCGTGTAGGCAAGTGCAGTGCCCCACATCTGCAGTGGCGGCTTCTCGAAATACTTCAGGGCGTTGTAGCGGATGGTCACCCAGTCGCCGGAGACGAACATCTCGCGCGCAATTTCGGCGTAGCGGCCTTCGTCGGTGGGAATCAGGTGCCGATAGCCCAGCGTACCGAGCCAGATGGCGAGCAACGCAGCAGCCAGCAGCCACACGGAGGCATTGCGCCAGGGTAGGGTGGGCGCTTGAGCAGAGCGGTCGATCGGCATGCGGTCAGGCAC from Ralstonia pickettii encodes the following:
- a CDS encoding DegT/DnrJ/EryC1/StrS family aminotransferase, with amino-acid sequence MTQTTATAELPFLPFVRPTIDEATIAAVADVLRSGWITSGPKVAAFEAALSEYFGGRIVRTFANGTATMEVALRIAGVGPGDEVITTPISWVATSNVVLTVGAKPVFVDIDPVTRNIDLDKVEAAITPRTKAIIPVYLSGLPVDMDRLYDIARRHKLRVVEDAAQAIGSRWGDKRIGEIGDLVSFSFQANKNITTIEGGALVLNTPEEAVLAEKYRLQGVVRTGFDGMEVDLVGGKFNLTDVNAVIGLGQFAQLEAVTARRAALARRYFDGMRAADIESFGVELPVENFTNTNWHMFQIVLPLDRLKVDRAGFMAGLKALGIGAGVHYPPIHLFKLYRELGWKPGMFPVAERIGRAIVTLPMFAGMEDSDVDRVVSAVRQLCAQYQ
- a CDS encoding SMR family transporter — its product is MNLVTFGLILTGVMLNACAQLLLKAGVNNIGRFAFSADNILPIGIKLATQWPIIGGLSCYVISVVVWILGLSRVDVTIAYPMLSLGYVVNAFLAWYLFGEVLSVQRLIGIAIILVGVLVLARS
- a CDS encoding glycosyltransferase family 39 protein, with the protein product MPIDRSAQAPTLPWRNASVWLLAAALLAIWLGTLGYRHLIPTDEGRYAEIAREMFVSGDWVTIRYNALKYFEKPPLQMWGTALAYTLFGIGDWQARLFTALSGIVGIVFTMLAAARWWGKRTAVISGLVLVSAPLWNVGSHFNSLDMGVAGCMTMALGSLLLAQHPGATRAQQRGWMWACWASMALAVLSKGLIGVVLPGFVLVVYTLIARDWALWKRLHLVTGLIIFFTVGAPWFVLISMRNPEFAWFFFVHEHFQRFTSTVHNRNAPLWYFVPLLVAGFLPWLAQLPGAARLAFARGETATNGFRPTLMLGLWAILIFAFFSISDSKLPGYIFPIVPALAMLAALMLERTSERAWRWQLKGLLALALLGLAASGYVARMSSGMYPNAVFSRFAIFLAVAFVAGAGFTWLALRLANRRFESVAALACAWFLTFTAAMLGHEAFGVSMSGIDLVPAVRAWLKPDVPFYAVERLDHTMPFYLGRPTIMVQEPDELAFGVEQEPTKWVPTTDAFVSHWKAGGQAIAMMGPGTYDRLTAQGVPMIVIARDARRVIVRRN